A DNA window from Populus trichocarpa isolate Nisqually-1 unplaced genomic scaffold, P.trichocarpa_v4.1 scaffold_67, whole genome shotgun sequence contains the following coding sequences:
- the LOC18097185 gene encoding probable ADP-ribosylation factor GTPase-activating protein AGD11 isoform X2 has protein sequence MEMPISHKNSEGLVPCLHDHLHSDEQSCSSSKEEQKFSGSPPCPDDLLHSNKQSDSSGRDRHKSSGSASWLDNLLNSDEQSCSSKKDQRKHSDDLLNSGRRSCRSSRDPQKSSGPQKRLEQLLSQSGNKICADCGSPDPKWVSISFGVFICIKCSGVHRSLGVHLTKVLSIKLDEWTDEQVNTLIDLGGNTAANKKYEAFIPDDYQKPKSDASIEERSDFIRRKYEQKQFSNCDGQMSCPFPGPRSTLSSSCSSHCSPQDKKQYEKQATRHRIGNAFRNSWGRKDTEYKNNKKSNSLAAMVEFVGLIKVNVVKGTNLAVRDVLTSDPYVVLTLGQQSVRTRVIKNNLNPIWNESLMLSIPEQIPPLKVLVYDKDKFTTDDFMGEAEIDIQPLVSAAKAYENSTITESMQLGKWIAGQDNTLVKDGIISLADGKVKQEISLKLKNVERGVLEIELECVPLTQ, from the exons ATGGAGATGCCTATCAGTCACAAGAATTCTGAAG GTTTGGTTCCTTGCCTACACGATCACTTACATTCAGACGAACAGAGTTGCAGCAGCAGTAAAGAGGAACAAAAATTTTCTG GATCGCCTCCTTGTCCAGATGATCTCTTACATTCAAACAAACAAAGTGACAGCAGTGGAAGAGATCGACACAAATCTTCTG GATCGGCTTCTTGGCTtgataatcttttaaattcaGATGAACAAAGTTGCAGCAGCAAAAAAGATCAACGGAAACATTCTG ATGATCTCTTAAATTCTGGCAGAAGAAGTTGCCGCAGCAGTAGAGATCCACAGAAATCTTCTG GTCCACAAAAAAGACTGGAGCAATTGCTAAGTCAATCAGGGAACAAGATTTGTGCTGATTGTGGATCTCCAGATCCAAAATGGGT GTCAATAAGTTTTGGagtttttatttgtatcaaGTGTTCAGGCGTTCATAGAAGCCTCGGGGTGCATCTAACGAAG GTTCTATCAATCAAATTAGATGAATGGACAGATGAACAAGTGAACACTCTGATAGATTTGGGTGGCAATACTGCTGCAAACAAGAAATATGAAGCTTTTATTCCTGATGAttatcaaaaaccaaaatcagaTGCCTCAATAGAGGAGCGATCTGATTTTATTAG GAGAAAATATGAGCAGAAGCAATTTTCAAACTGTGATGGACAAATGTCCTGCCCATTTCCGGGTCCTAGAAGTACATTATCCTCTAGTTGTTCAAGTCATTGTTCACCCCAAGATAAGAAACAGTATGAAAAACAAGCAACCAGGCATCGTATTGGGAATGCATTTCGTAACAGCTGGGGAAGAAAAGACACTGAGTACAAGAACAATAAAAAGAGCAACTCTCTG GCAGCTATGGTTGAATTTGTTGGATTAATCAAGGTTAATGTAGTCAAAGGAACCAACCTAGCTGTCCGGGATGTGTTGACTAGTGACCCATATGTTGTCCTTACATTGGGCCAGCAA TCAGTGAGGACTCGCGTCATAAAGAACAATTTGAATCCAATTTGGAATGAAAGTCTAATGTTGTCAATTCCAGAACAGATTCCTCCTCTAAAAGTG CTTGTTTACGACAAGGATAAATTCACAACTGATGACTTCATGGGTGAGGCTGAGATAGACATTCAACCACTTGTTTCTGCTGCCAAAGCTTATGAGAATTCAACCATCACCGAGTCGATGCAGCTTGGTAAATGGATAGCAGGCCAGGATAACACCCTTGTTAAAGATGGCATTATCTCACTAGCAGACGGAAAGGTAAAACAAGAAATCAGTCTCAAGCTAAAGAACGTTGAGAGAGGGGTGCTGGAGATTGAGCTTGAATGTGTTCCTCTCACTCAATAG
- the LOC18097185 gene encoding probable ADP-ribosylation factor GTPase-activating protein AGD11 isoform X1, translating to MEMPISHKNSEGLVPCLHDHLHSDEQSCSSSKEEQKFSGSPPCPDDLLHSNKQSDSSGRDRHKSSGSASWLDNLLNSDEQSCSSKKDQRKHSGSAPCLDDLLNSGRRSCRSSRDPQKSSGPQKRLEQLLSQSGNKICADCGSPDPKWVSISFGVFICIKCSGVHRSLGVHLTKVLSIKLDEWTDEQVNTLIDLGGNTAANKKYEAFIPDDYQKPKSDASIEERSDFIRRKYEQKQFSNCDGQMSCPFPGPRSTLSSSCSSHCSPQDKKQYEKQATRHRIGNAFRNSWGRKDTEYKNNKKSNSLAAMVEFVGLIKVNVVKGTNLAVRDVLTSDPYVVLTLGQQSVRTRVIKNNLNPIWNESLMLSIPEQIPPLKVLVYDKDKFTTDDFMGEAEIDIQPLVSAAKAYENSTITESMQLGKWIAGQDNTLVKDGIISLADGKVKQEISLKLKNVERGVLEIELECVPLTQ from the exons ATGGAGATGCCTATCAGTCACAAGAATTCTGAAG GTTTGGTTCCTTGCCTACACGATCACTTACATTCAGACGAACAGAGTTGCAGCAGCAGTAAAGAGGAACAAAAATTTTCTG GATCGCCTCCTTGTCCAGATGATCTCTTACATTCAAACAAACAAAGTGACAGCAGTGGAAGAGATCGACACAAATCTTCTG GATCGGCTTCTTGGCTtgataatcttttaaattcaGATGAACAAAGTTGCAGCAGCAAAAAAGATCAACGGAAACATTCTG GATCGGCTCCTTGTCTAGATGATCTCTTAAATTCTGGCAGAAGAAGTTGCCGCAGCAGTAGAGATCCACAGAAATCTTCTG GTCCACAAAAAAGACTGGAGCAATTGCTAAGTCAATCAGGGAACAAGATTTGTGCTGATTGTGGATCTCCAGATCCAAAATGGGT GTCAATAAGTTTTGGagtttttatttgtatcaaGTGTTCAGGCGTTCATAGAAGCCTCGGGGTGCATCTAACGAAG GTTCTATCAATCAAATTAGATGAATGGACAGATGAACAAGTGAACACTCTGATAGATTTGGGTGGCAATACTGCTGCAAACAAGAAATATGAAGCTTTTATTCCTGATGAttatcaaaaaccaaaatcagaTGCCTCAATAGAGGAGCGATCTGATTTTATTAG GAGAAAATATGAGCAGAAGCAATTTTCAAACTGTGATGGACAAATGTCCTGCCCATTTCCGGGTCCTAGAAGTACATTATCCTCTAGTTGTTCAAGTCATTGTTCACCCCAAGATAAGAAACAGTATGAAAAACAAGCAACCAGGCATCGTATTGGGAATGCATTTCGTAACAGCTGGGGAAGAAAAGACACTGAGTACAAGAACAATAAAAAGAGCAACTCTCTG GCAGCTATGGTTGAATTTGTTGGATTAATCAAGGTTAATGTAGTCAAAGGAACCAACCTAGCTGTCCGGGATGTGTTGACTAGTGACCCATATGTTGTCCTTACATTGGGCCAGCAA TCAGTGAGGACTCGCGTCATAAAGAACAATTTGAATCCAATTTGGAATGAAAGTCTAATGTTGTCAATTCCAGAACAGATTCCTCCTCTAAAAGTG CTTGTTTACGACAAGGATAAATTCACAACTGATGACTTCATGGGTGAGGCTGAGATAGACATTCAACCACTTGTTTCTGCTGCCAAAGCTTATGAGAATTCAACCATCACCGAGTCGATGCAGCTTGGTAAATGGATAGCAGGCCAGGATAACACCCTTGTTAAAGATGGCATTATCTCACTAGCAGACGGAAAGGTAAAACAAGAAATCAGTCTCAAGCTAAAGAACGTTGAGAGAGGGGTGCTGGAGATTGAGCTTGAATGTGTTCCTCTCACTCAATAG
- the LOC18097185 gene encoding probable ADP-ribosylation factor GTPase-activating protein AGD11 isoform X3 produces the protein MEMPISHKNSEGLVPCLHDHLHSDEQSCSSSKEEQKFSGSPPCPDDLLHSNKQSDSSGRDRHKSSGSASWLDNLLNSDEQSCSSKKDQRKHSGPQKRLEQLLSQSGNKICADCGSPDPKWVSISFGVFICIKCSGVHRSLGVHLTKVLSIKLDEWTDEQVNTLIDLGGNTAANKKYEAFIPDDYQKPKSDASIEERSDFIRRKYEQKQFSNCDGQMSCPFPGPRSTLSSSCSSHCSPQDKKQYEKQATRHRIGNAFRNSWGRKDTEYKNNKKSNSLAAMVEFVGLIKVNVVKGTNLAVRDVLTSDPYVVLTLGQQSVRTRVIKNNLNPIWNESLMLSIPEQIPPLKVLVYDKDKFTTDDFMGEAEIDIQPLVSAAKAYENSTITESMQLGKWIAGQDNTLVKDGIISLADGKVKQEISLKLKNVERGVLEIELECVPLTQ, from the exons ATGGAGATGCCTATCAGTCACAAGAATTCTGAAG GTTTGGTTCCTTGCCTACACGATCACTTACATTCAGACGAACAGAGTTGCAGCAGCAGTAAAGAGGAACAAAAATTTTCTG GATCGCCTCCTTGTCCAGATGATCTCTTACATTCAAACAAACAAAGTGACAGCAGTGGAAGAGATCGACACAAATCTTCTG GATCGGCTTCTTGGCTtgataatcttttaaattcaGATGAACAAAGTTGCAGCAGCAAAAAAGATCAACGGAAACATTCTG GTCCACAAAAAAGACTGGAGCAATTGCTAAGTCAATCAGGGAACAAGATTTGTGCTGATTGTGGATCTCCAGATCCAAAATGGGT GTCAATAAGTTTTGGagtttttatttgtatcaaGTGTTCAGGCGTTCATAGAAGCCTCGGGGTGCATCTAACGAAG GTTCTATCAATCAAATTAGATGAATGGACAGATGAACAAGTGAACACTCTGATAGATTTGGGTGGCAATACTGCTGCAAACAAGAAATATGAAGCTTTTATTCCTGATGAttatcaaaaaccaaaatcagaTGCCTCAATAGAGGAGCGATCTGATTTTATTAG GAGAAAATATGAGCAGAAGCAATTTTCAAACTGTGATGGACAAATGTCCTGCCCATTTCCGGGTCCTAGAAGTACATTATCCTCTAGTTGTTCAAGTCATTGTTCACCCCAAGATAAGAAACAGTATGAAAAACAAGCAACCAGGCATCGTATTGGGAATGCATTTCGTAACAGCTGGGGAAGAAAAGACACTGAGTACAAGAACAATAAAAAGAGCAACTCTCTG GCAGCTATGGTTGAATTTGTTGGATTAATCAAGGTTAATGTAGTCAAAGGAACCAACCTAGCTGTCCGGGATGTGTTGACTAGTGACCCATATGTTGTCCTTACATTGGGCCAGCAA TCAGTGAGGACTCGCGTCATAAAGAACAATTTGAATCCAATTTGGAATGAAAGTCTAATGTTGTCAATTCCAGAACAGATTCCTCCTCTAAAAGTG CTTGTTTACGACAAGGATAAATTCACAACTGATGACTTCATGGGTGAGGCTGAGATAGACATTCAACCACTTGTTTCTGCTGCCAAAGCTTATGAGAATTCAACCATCACCGAGTCGATGCAGCTTGGTAAATGGATAGCAGGCCAGGATAACACCCTTGTTAAAGATGGCATTATCTCACTAGCAGACGGAAAGGTAAAACAAGAAATCAGTCTCAAGCTAAAGAACGTTGAGAGAGGGGTGCTGGAGATTGAGCTTGAATGTGTTCCTCTCACTCAATAG
- the LOC127904851 gene encoding ABC transporter C family member 3-like, translating to MHAPGSNIDFLLKSIFIRGFCGSLHLVLLLALSVSYVCKKLSRRGDGEGSKETLKIKRRFMWYKQTMVCCLGVSVFNFILCLLSYFYLYGNVWSDGEAMTLLDFGLRTLSWGALVVYLHTQFFNSGEKMFPLLLRVWWGFYLAISCYCFFVDLFLHHKHVSLEIEWYLVSDVVSVFTGLFLCYVGSLRSDIQDVLEEPLLNGDSSSIDNLENRGADTVTPFGNAGLFSILTFSWMNSLIAAGNKKTLDLEDVPQLHGVDSVVGAFPVFKNKLESDCGRVTRFKFAKALFLLVWKEILWTALLALIHTLSSYVGPYLIDVFVQCLDGRGEFKNQGYILASAFVVAKLAECLAQRHLRFRLQQIGTRLRAVTATMIYNKSLTISSHSKQGHSSGQIINIMTIDANRLGIFSWYMHDPWLVILQVCLALLILYRNLGLGSVAGFVATVIVMSLNYPFGRLEEKFQDKLMESKDKRMKATTEILRNMRILKLQGWEMKFLSKILELRKVETRWLKKYLYTSEVITVVAWVTPTVVAVATFGTCMLMGVPLDSGKVLSALATFEILQSPIYNLPNTVSMLIQTKVSLDRIASFLCLDDLQPDAIEKLPVGSSDTAIEIVDGNFSWDLSSPCATLKDINFKVFNGMKVAVCGTVGSGKSSLLSSILGELPKISGTLKLCGTKAYVAQSPWIQSGKIEENILFGKEMDRERYEKVLEACSLKKDLEILSFGDQTVIGERGINLSGGQKQRIQIARALYQDAQIYLFDDPFSAVDAHTGSHLFKEVLLGLLSSKTVIYVTHQVEFLSTADLILVMKDGRIAQAGKYDDILNSGSDFTVLVGAHKAALSVLDSRQAGPVSENESVRDNNGGENSTDGIVHNEGNKDSQIGKADEVAEPQAQLIQEEEREKGRVGFQIYWKYITTAYGGALVPFILLAQLLFQILQIGSTYWMAWATPVSKDVKPVVSGSRLLIVYVSLVIGSSFGILARVMLLVTAGYKTATLLFNRLHLCIFRAPMSFFDATPSGRIINRASTDQSALEMEIPYIIGELAIQAITLLGIIAVMSQVAWQVFMVSIPVIAACIWYQQYYIPSARELSRLIGVCNAPVIQNFAETISGATTIRSFDQESRFEEINMKLTDAYSRPKFHNSAAMQWLCFRMDMFSSITFAFCLFLLVSFPEKINPAIAGLAVTYALGLHMAQYVLIWCFCNCENKLISVERILQYISIPAEPPLVIEANRPGHSWPSHGEIDIDNLQVRYAPHMPLVLRGLSCTFPGGKKTGIVGRTGSGKSTLIQALFRTVEPAAGQIMIDSIDISLIGLHDLRSRLSIIPQDPTMFEGTVRSNLDPLEEYTDEQIWEVLDKCQLGDEVRKKERKLDSTVIENGENWSMGQRQLVCLGRVLLKKSKVLVLDEATASVDTATDNLIQQTLRQHFSDCTVITIAHRITSVLDSDMVLLLSHGLIEEYDSPTRLLENKSSSFSQLVAEYTVRSNTSFEKSAGIN from the exons AGACGTTAAAGATAAAGAGGAGGTTTATGTGGTATAAACAGACTATGGTCTGTTGTTTGGGTGTCTCAGTGTTTAATTTCATCTTGTGTTTGTTGAGCTACTTTTATCTGTATGGAAATGTCTGGTCTGATGGTGAAGCAATGACCCTTTTGGATTTTGGGCTCAGAACACTCTCTTGGGGTGCACTTGTTGTTTACTTGCATACCCAGTTTTTTAACTCAGGTGAAAAGATGTTCCCTTTGTTATTGAGAGTTTGGTGGGGTTTCTATTTGGCTATTTCTTGTTATTGCTTTTTTGTAGATCTTTTCCTTCATCACAAACATGTGTCTTTGGAGATAGAGTGGTATTTAGTGTCTGATGTGGTCTCTGTGTTTACTGGATTGTTTCTTTGTTATGTTGGGTCTTTGAGAAGTGATATTCAAGATGTACTTGAAGAACCCCTTTTGAATGGTGATTCTAGCTCGATTGATAATTTAGAGAACAGGGGGGCAGATACGGTGACTCCTTTTGGAAACGCTGGTCTTTTCAGTATTCTAACCTTTTCTTGGATGAATTCTTTAATTGCTGCTGGCAACAAGAAAACCTTAGACCTTGAAGATGTTCCTCAACTTCACGGTGTCGATAGTGTGGTTGGAGCTTTtccagtttttaaaaataagcttGAGTCGGATTGTGGTAGAGTTACAAGGTTCAAGTTCGCAAAAGCTTTGTTCCTGTTAGTCTGGAAAGAAATTTTATGGACAGCTTTATTGGCGTTGATTCACACGTTAAGTTCTTATGTTGGTCCCTACCTTATCGATGTTTTTGTTCAATGCCTTGACGGGCGAGGAGAATTCAAGAATCAAGGTTACATTTTGGCTTCCGCCTTTGTGGTTGCAAAGCTCGCTGAGTGCCTCGCACAGAGGCATTTGCGCTTTAGGTTGCAGCAAATTGGAACAAGGCTCCGCGCAGTAACAGCCACGATGATATACAACAAAAGCTTGACCATTTCCAGTCATTCGAAGCAAGGGCATTCGAGTGGACAAATAATCAATATTATGACTATTGATGCTAATAGACTTGGCATCTTTAGTTGGTACATGCACGATCCATGGTTGGTCATCTTGCAAGTTTGTTTGGCCTTGCTGATACTGTACAGAAATTTGGGACTCGGGTCAGTTGCTGGCTTTGTTGCGACAGTAATTGTCATGTCGTTAAACTATCCTTTCGGGAGACTGGAGGAGAAGTTTCAAGACAAGTTAATGGAATCAAAAGATAAACGAATGAAGGCAACCACGGAGATTTTGAGAAATATGAGAATTCTCAAGCTTCAGGGATGGGAAATGAAGTTTTTGTCTAAGATTCTTGAACTCAGGAAAGTAGAGACACGGTGGTTGAAAAAATACTTATATACTTCAGAAGTGATCACTGTTGTCGCCTGGGTTACTCCGACTGTTGTGGCTGTGGCCACCTTTGGTACTTGCATGCTTATGGGAGTCCCGCTTGACTCAGGGAAGGTCTTATCTGCACTTGCAACATTCGAGATTCTTCAATCCCCAATCTATAACCTTCCCAATACAGTTTCTATGCTAATTCAAACAAAGGTTTCTCTCGACAGAATtgcatcttttctttgtctCGATGACTTGCAGCCTGATGCTATAGAGAAGCTTCCAGTAGGCAGTTCTGATACAGCAATTGAGATTGTTGATGGAAATTTCTCTTGGGATTTGTCTTCACCCTGTGCAACATTGAAAGATATAAACTTCAAAGTGTTCAATGGTATGAAGGTAGCTGTATGTGGTACTGTTGGATCAGGCAAGTCGAGCTTGCTTTCCTCCATTTTAGGAGAATTACCCAAGATCTCAGGGACACTTAAGCTGTGCGGGACAAAGGCCTACGTTGCTCAGTCACCTTGGATACAGAGTGGTAAGATAGAAGAGAACATATTGTTTGGTAAGGAGATGGACAGAGAAAGGTACGAGAAGGTACTTGAAGCATGTTCCCTGAAGAAGGACCTGGAAATCCTCTCATTCGGTGATCAAACAGTAATTGGTGAGAGGGGTATCAACTTGAGTGGTGGACAGAAGCAAAGAATACAGATAGCACGTGCTCTCTACCAAGATGCCCAAATCTATCTATTTGATGACCCTTTCAGTGCCGTGGATGCTCATACTGGATCTCATTTGTTTAAA GAAGTTTTGCTTGGTCTTTTAAGTTCAAAAACTGTTATTTATGTTACTCATCAGGTTGAGTTCTTATCCACTGCTGATCTAATCTTG GTCATGAAAGATGGAAGGATCGCGCAGGCTGGAAAGTATGATGACATTCTCAATTCAGGATCTGATTTTACGGTTCTTGTTGGTGCACATAAGGCAGCTTTATCAGTTCTTGATTCCAGACAGGCAGGACCAGTTTCCGAAAATGAAAGTGTCAGAGACAACAATGGAGGCGAGAACAGTACTGATGGGATTGTACATAACGAAGGAAATAAAGATTCACAAATTGGTAAAGCAGATGAGGTAGCTGAGCCACAAGCACAACTCAttcaagaagaagagagagagaaaggcagAGTTGGGTTTCAAATCTATTGGAAATATATCACAACAGCATACGGAGGAGCTCTGGTGCCCTTTATATTACTGGCACAACTTCTCTTTCAGATCCTTCAAATTGGTAGCACTTATTGGATGGCATGGGCAACTCCTGTGTCAAAGGATGTGAAACCTGTTGTTAGTGGATCTAGACTGTTAATCGTCTATGTATCTCTGGTTATTGGAAGTTCTTTTGGCATCCTGGCTCGAGTCATGCTTCTTGTAACAGCAGGGTACAAAACTGCAACTCTACTATTCAACAGATTGCATCTGTGCATTTTTCGTGCTCCCATGTCCTTTTTTGACGCGACCCCTAGTGGACGAATCATTAACAGA GCTTCTACAGATCAAAGTGCATTAGAGATGGAAATTCCATATATAATTGGGGAACTTGCCATCCAAGCAATCACGCTTCTGGGAATTATTGCGGTGATGTCTCAGGTGGCATGGCAAGTTTTTATGGTTTCCATCCCTGTGATTGCTGCCTGTATCTGGTATCAG CAATATTACATTCCCTCAGCAAGAGAGCTTTCACGGTTGATTGGAGTATGCAACGCTCCAGTTATCCAAAATTTTGCAGAAACAATTTCAGGAGCAACAACGATCAGGAGCTTtgatcaagaatcaagattcgaAGAAATAAATATGAAACTAACAGATGCATATTCTCGGCCCAAATTTCATAATTCTGCTGCAATGCAATGGCTTTGCTTCCGAATGGATATGTTCAGTTCTATTACATTTGCTTTCTGTCTGTTTCTTTTAGTCTCTTTTCCAGAAAAAATTAATCCAG cCATTGCAGGCTTAGCTGTTACGTATGCGCTTGGCCTACACATGGCACAATATGTGTTGATATGGTGTTTCTGCAATTGCGAGAACAAACTCATATCAGTAGAGAGAATTCTTCAGTACATTTCTATACCTGCCGAGCCTCCTCTTGTAATTGAAGCGAACAGGCCTGGCCATTCATGGCCATCACATGGCGAAATTGACATCGATAATCTGCAG GTCCGATATGCCCCACACATGCCACTTGTGCTGCGTGGTCTCTCATGCACTTTCCCAGGAGGAAAGAAAACTGGTATTGTTGGGAGAACAGGCAGTGGTAAATCTACTCTCATACAGGCTCTTTTCCGAACCGTAGAACCTGCAGCTGGTCAGATTATGATTGACAGCATTGATATCTCACTGATTGGCCTGCATGATTTAAGGTCAAGACTGAGCATTATTCCCCAGGATCCAACCATGTTCGAAGGGACTGTTAGAAGTAATTTGGACCCACTTGAAGAGTACACAGATGAACAGATCTGGGAG GTTCTGGATAAGTGCCAACTTGGAGATGAAGttaggaaaaaggaaaggaagctaGATTCCACAG TTATCGAGAATGGGGAGAACTGGAGTATGGGCCAGAGGCAACTAGTCTGTCTAGGGCGTGTGCTACTCAAGAAAAGTAAGGTCCTGGTCCTTGATGAAGCTACTGCCTCAGTTGACACAGCCACTGATAATCTTATTCAGCAAACGCTCAGGCAGCATTTCTCTGACTGTACAGTGATAACCATTGCACATCGAATAACCTCTGTTCTTGACAGTGACATGGTTTTGCTTCTAAGTCATG GTCTCATTGAGGAATATGATTCTCCAACAAGGTTGTTAGAGAACAAGTCATCGTCATTCTCCCAACTTGTAGCAGAGTACACAGTGAGGTCAAATACCAGTTTCGAGAAATCAGCTGGAATAAATTGA